A window of Juglans regia cultivar Chandler chromosome 7, Walnut 2.0, whole genome shotgun sequence contains these coding sequences:
- the LOC109018528 gene encoding 40S ribosomal protein S18-like, which yields MSLVANEEFQHILRVLNTNVDGKQKIMFALTSIKGIGRRLANIVCKKADVDMNKRAGELTAAELDNLMVIVANPRQFKIPDWFLNRKKDYKDGKYSQVVSNALDMKLRDDLERLKKIRNHRGLRHYWGLRVRGQHTKTTGRRGKTVGVSKKR from the exons ATG TCTCTGGTAGCGAATGAGGAATTCCAGCACATTTTGCGTGTGCTGAACACAAACGTGGATGGGAAGCAGAAGATAATGTTCGCGCTTACCTCCATCAAAGGTATCGGTCGCCGGCTCGCCAACATTGTCTGCAAGAAAGCTGATGTAGACATGAACAAGCG AGCTGGTGAGTTGACAGCTGCTGAGCTTGATAACCTCATGGTGATCGTTGCAAACCCTCGGCAGTTCAAGATTCCTGACTGGTTTCTGAACAGGAAGAAGGATTACAAGGATGGCAAGTATTCTCAGGTTGTCTCCAATGCTTTGGACATGAAGCTCAGAGATGATCTTGAGCGTTTGAAGAAGATCAG GAACCACCGTGGTCTGCGACATTACTGGGGTCTTCGAGTGCGTGGGCAGCACACAAAGACAACTGGTCGCCGTGGGAAGACTGTTGGTGTCTCAAAGAAGCGTTga